The following are encoded in a window of Acidimicrobiales bacterium genomic DNA:
- a CDS encoding Rieske 2Fe-2S domain-containing protein, whose product MLDVEENRFLTETGPGTPMGELMRQYWLPALLSSELPAPDCDPVRVMLLGEALVAFRDSAGEVGLLDHGCPHRGASLYFGRNEHDGLRCVYHGWKFDARGRCVDMPNEPPNSRFKQHVAARAYPVTERGGVIWAYLGPREVPPAPPALEAAELGEAERQVYAVSRECNWLQAIEGELDTSHLGFLHMGAQQPEDFEEGSFNYYTVRDRAPRYAALDTPYGAMYGAYRPAGSGETYWRIAQFLFPVFSHIPTGVLGEQVLTRAWVPMDDEHVLFFSMGEKGGTVPVVSDAELQPNGSGWFDRFRPLAVFGNDYRMDRAAQRRDSYTGIPGIHMQDKAITESMGPLLHREREHLASSDVMVILLRKRLAVAARALAEEGVAPPGVDEPEVYRVRSGGVILPEGADWLAATADLIGR is encoded by the coding sequence GTGCTTGACGTCGAGGAGAACCGCTTCCTCACCGAGACGGGGCCGGGCACGCCGATGGGCGAGCTCATGCGCCAGTACTGGCTGCCCGCACTCCTGTCGAGCGAGCTGCCCGCGCCGGACTGTGACCCCGTGCGGGTGATGCTCTTGGGCGAGGCGCTCGTCGCCTTCCGGGACTCGGCGGGCGAGGTCGGCCTTCTCGACCACGGCTGCCCGCACCGGGGCGCGAGCCTCTACTTCGGCCGCAACGAGCACGACGGCCTCCGCTGCGTCTACCACGGCTGGAAGTTCGACGCCCGCGGTCGCTGCGTCGACATGCCGAACGAGCCGCCGAACTCGCGCTTCAAGCAGCACGTTGCGGCGCGCGCCTACCCCGTCACCGAGCGGGGCGGCGTGATCTGGGCCTATCTCGGCCCACGCGAGGTCCCGCCCGCGCCGCCCGCCCTCGAGGCTGCAGAGCTCGGCGAGGCGGAGCGCCAGGTCTACGCCGTCTCGCGCGAGTGCAACTGGCTGCAGGCGATCGAGGGCGAGCTCGACACGAGCCACCTCGGCTTTTTGCACATGGGCGCCCAGCAGCCGGAGGACTTCGAGGAGGGCTCCTTCAACTACTACACGGTCCGCGACCGCGCCCCCCGCTATGCGGCGCTCGACACCCCCTACGGGGCGATGTACGGGGCCTACCGCCCGGCCGGGAGCGGGGAGACCTACTGGCGGATCGCGCAGTTCCTCTTCCCCGTCTTCTCGCACATCCCGACCGGCGTCCTCGGTGAGCAGGTGCTCACCCGCGCCTGGGTGCCGATGGACGACGAGCACGTGCTGTTCTTCTCGATGGGGGAGAAGGGGGGCACCGTGCCGGTCGTCTCCGACGCCGAGCTGCAGCCGAACGGCAGCGGCTGGTTCGACCGTTTCCGGCCGCTCGCCGTCTTCGGGAACGACTACCGCATGGACCGCGCCGCCCAGCGCCGCGACTCCTACACGGGGATCCCCGGCATCCACATGCAGGACAAGGCGATCACCGAGTCGATGGGGCCGCTCCTGCACCGCGAGCGCGAGCACCTCGCGAGCTCGGACGTGATGGTCATCCTCCTAAGGAAGCGCCTCGCCGTGGCGGCGCGCGCGCTCGCCGAGGAGGGCGTCGCTCCGCCCGGGGTCGACGAACCCGAGGTCTACCGGGTGCGCTCGGGGGGCGTCATCCTCCCCGAGGGCGCCGACTGGCTCGCGGCCACCGCCGACCTCATCGGCCGCTGA
- a CDS encoding cobalamin-independent methionine synthase II family protein, with amino-acid sequence MQRSEGRIRVSHAGVLPRPDDLQQLLLAGEGSRAAFDARLESAVAEVVRHQADIGIDVVNDGEVAKRGGFSGYVRERLSGIEQRPLPDGLRTRSPNLRDQRDFPGFYAAGLGGVGRGVNANRASTNNDPYFCTAPLAYIGAEAVQADIARLQQATAGLDVEAYLPAITPGTVEHWLFNEHYPDDEALLFAIAEAMREEYLAITDAGLILQLDDPDLPDGWQMYPEMTVAEYRDYATLRVEALLHALRGIPEEKVRLHVCWGSQHGPHRDDIALRDIIDIVLRVPAQCLSVEAANPTHEHEWRLWEEVKLPEGRILMPGAVGHASDLIEHPELVCQRLLRFAGLLGRENVIAGTDCGLAARVGHPEITWAKLEALAAGARLASEALW; translated from the coding sequence ATGCAGCGCAGCGAAGGGCGGATCCGCGTCTCACACGCCGGTGTGCTGCCTCGCCCCGACGACCTGCAGCAGCTGCTCCTCGCCGGTGAGGGATCGCGCGCCGCCTTCGACGCCCGCCTCGAGAGCGCGGTCGCCGAGGTCGTGCGCCACCAGGCCGACATCGGGATCGACGTCGTGAACGACGGCGAGGTCGCGAAGCGCGGCGGCTTCTCCGGCTACGTCCGCGAGCGCCTCTCCGGCATCGAGCAGCGGCCGCTCCCCGACGGGCTGCGGACGCGCAGCCCCAACCTGCGGGACCAGCGCGACTTCCCCGGTTTCTACGCGGCGGGCCTCGGCGGCGTCGGGCGGGGGGTGAACGCCAACCGGGCGAGCACCAACAACGATCCTTACTTCTGCACCGCCCCCCTCGCCTACATCGGCGCCGAGGCGGTGCAGGCCGACATCGCCCGCCTGCAGCAGGCGACGGCCGGCCTCGACGTCGAGGCCTACCTCCCCGCGATCACCCCGGGGACGGTCGAGCACTGGCTCTTCAACGAGCACTACCCCGACGACGAGGCGCTGCTCTTCGCGATCGCCGAGGCGATGCGCGAGGAGTACCTGGCGATCACCGATGCCGGCCTCATCCTGCAGCTCGACGACCCCGACCTCCCCGACGGCTGGCAGATGTACCCGGAGATGACCGTTGCCGAGTACCGGGACTACGCGACGCTGCGCGTCGAGGCCCTCCTGCACGCGCTGCGCGGCATCCCCGAGGAGAAGGTCCGGCTGCACGTCTGCTGGGGGAGCCAGCATGGCCCCCACCGGGACGACATCGCGCTGCGCGACATTATCGACATCGTGCTGCGCGTCCCTGCGCAGTGCCTCTCGGTCGAGGCGGCGAACCCGACGCACGAGCACGAGTGGCGGCTCTGGGAGGAGGTGAAGCTCCCCGAGGGGCGGATCCTCATGCCGGGCGCTGTCGGCCACGCGAGCGACCTCATCGAGCACCCCGAGCTCGTTTGCCAGCGGCTGCTGCGCTTCGCCGGCCTGCTCGGGCGGGAGAACGTCATCGCCGGCACCGACTGCGGCCTCGCGGCGCGCGTCGGCCACCCCGAGATCACCTGGGCCAAGCTCGAGGCGCTCGCCGCCGGGGCCCGGCTGGCGAGCGAGGCGCTGTGGTGA
- a CDS encoding nitroreductase family deazaflavin-dependent oxidoreductase yields the protein MAEQNERNRLLAEEYRRNGGWVAEEKFKDAPLLLLTTEGRRSGRRYVNPLMYLPDGERYVIFASHQGAPEDPDWYKNLVAAGEATIEVGREEIPVAVVVTSGEERDELYRRHAGLHPRFAAYEDNTSRLIPVVALAPRR from the coding sequence ATGGCGGAGCAGAACGAGCGCAACCGGTTGCTCGCCGAGGAGTACCGGCGCAACGGCGGGTGGGTGGCGGAGGAGAAGTTCAAGGACGCTCCCCTGCTGCTGCTCACGACCGAGGGGCGCCGCAGCGGGCGCCGCTACGTCAACCCCCTCATGTACCTCCCCGACGGGGAGCGCTACGTGATCTTCGCCTCCCACCAGGGGGCGCCCGAGGACCCCGACTGGTACAAGAACCTCGTCGCCGCCGGTGAGGCGACGATCGAGGTCGGTCGCGAGGAGATCCCCGTCGCCGTCGTCGTCACCTCCGGGGAGGAGCGCGACGAGCTCTACCGCCGCCACGCCGGTCTCCATCCGCGCTTCGCGGCCTACGAGGACAACACCTCGCGCCTCATCCCCGTCGTCGCCCTCGCCCCGCGGCGCTGA
- a CDS encoding transglutaminase family protein encodes MLVRLGCEFDYLCAGRVPALWQVRPRLDGAHRIVYERWEPPAPAAAYLDSYGNYCDRLVLPEGPSRLRYDALVEVADGADESDPTAEQGPLEALPDEALLYLLASRFCWPDALHDEAWELFGEVAPGYLQVVAICDWVHDQLRYEIGASDPWTTAVDVWRSRSGVCRDFTHLGVTLCRALNLPARYVAGYLPDIGVEAPLPMDFCSWLEVWLGDRWWTFDPRNNEPRAGRVVVAYGRDASDAAMVTTWGAAELVRMTVWADEVAGAH; translated from the coding sequence GTGCTGGTACGCCTCGGTTGCGAGTTCGACTACCTCTGCGCCGGGCGGGTGCCCGCCCTCTGGCAGGTGCGGCCGCGCCTCGACGGAGCCCACCGCATCGTGTACGAGCGCTGGGAGCCACCGGCCCCGGCGGCGGCCTACCTCGACTCCTACGGCAACTACTGCGACCGCCTCGTCCTTCCAGAGGGGCCCTCGCGGCTCCGCTACGACGCCCTCGTGGAGGTGGCCGACGGCGCCGACGAAAGCGACCCGACGGCGGAGCAGGGGCCGCTCGAGGCGCTCCCCGACGAGGCCCTCCTCTACCTGCTGGCGAGCCGCTTCTGCTGGCCGGACGCGCTCCACGACGAGGCGTGGGAGCTCTTCGGCGAGGTCGCTCCCGGCTATCTGCAGGTGGTGGCGATCTGTGACTGGGTGCACGACCAGCTCCGCTACGAGATCGGCGCGAGCGATCCGTGGACGACAGCCGTCGACGTGTGGCGGTCGCGCTCGGGGGTCTGCCGCGACTTCACCCACCTCGGCGTGACGCTCTGTCGCGCGCTCAACCTGCCGGCCCGCTACGTCGCCGGCTACCTGCCCGACATCGGTGTCGAGGCGCCCCTGCCGATGGACTTCTGCTCCTGGCTCGAGGTCTGGCTGGGCGATCGCTGGTGGACCTTCGACCCGCGCAACAACGAGCCGCGCGCCGGTCGCGTGGTCGTCGCCTACGGCCGCGACGCGTCGGACGCGGCGATGGTCACGACCTGGGGTGCGGCAGAGCTGGTGCGGATGACGGTGTGGGCCGACGAGGTCGCCGGTGCGCACTGA
- a CDS encoding MFS transporter, with amino-acid sequence MTGDRTRAALVTPAFLTVVLVGLVYWVGFNMVIPELPPFVTRELGGSSLAVGLIVGAPALTAVFTRPVAGRLGNRFGRKVLMIGGAATAGGAIAAYGLTSSEVALAALRLATGVGQGLFFTGAATLVSDIAPPARRGEAMSYFSIAAYMGTGLGPLTGQLLAEQIGLHAVFGVAGLFCVAGALLSLRAPNVRIVAGAGLSRPGLFNRKGVGPGLVMMFGLMGYTAFQAYAPLYTVRQLHLSGPAVAFLLYAGIILVCRLAFARLFDRVGARRCASTATLTIAAGLVVIAAWPTVTGLYVGVAVFSLGMAVQYPALFTMAVNRANERDRAPVIGTFTAFLDLATGLGGVTLGAVAALAGYRASFVGGAVAALLGFAVLQRLFASPATS; translated from the coding sequence GTGACCGGCGACCGCACGCGCGCCGCCCTCGTCACCCCTGCCTTCCTCACCGTCGTCCTCGTCGGCCTCGTCTACTGGGTCGGTTTCAACATGGTGATCCCCGAGCTGCCCCCCTTCGTCACCCGCGAGCTCGGCGGCTCGAGCCTCGCCGTCGGCCTCATCGTCGGCGCGCCCGCCCTCACCGCAGTCTTCACCCGCCCCGTCGCCGGCCGCCTCGGCAACCGCTTCGGCCGCAAGGTGCTGATGATCGGCGGCGCCGCGACCGCCGGCGGCGCGATCGCCGCCTACGGCCTCACCTCCTCGGAGGTCGCGCTCGCCGCACTACGCCTCGCGACGGGCGTCGGACAGGGGCTCTTCTTCACCGGCGCGGCGACGCTCGTGAGCGACATCGCCCCTCCGGCGCGCCGCGGCGAGGCGATGAGCTACTTCTCGATCGCCGCCTACATGGGTACCGGGCTCGGTCCCCTCACCGGCCAGCTCCTCGCCGAGCAGATCGGCCTGCACGCCGTCTTCGGAGTCGCGGGGCTGTTCTGCGTGGCCGGCGCGCTGCTCAGCCTGCGCGCCCCCAACGTGCGCATCGTCGCCGGCGCGGGGCTGTCGCGGCCGGGCCTGTTCAACAGGAAGGGGGTCGGCCCGGGCCTCGTGATGATGTTCGGCCTGATGGGCTACACCGCCTTCCAGGCCTACGCCCCCCTCTACACCGTGCGCCAGCTCCACCTTTCGGGGCCGGCGGTGGCCTTCTTGCTCTACGCCGGGATCATCCTCGTCTGCCGGCTTGCCTTCGCCCGCCTCTTCGACCGCGTCGGCGCCCGCCGCTGCGCCTCGACCGCGACGCTCACGATCGCCGCGGGCCTCGTGGTGATCGCCGCATGGCCGACCGTCACCGGCCTCTACGTGGGCGTCGCCGTCTTCAGCCTCGGCATGGCGGTGCAGTACCCGGCGCTGTTCACGATGGCGGTGAACCGCGCCAACGAGCGGGATCGGGCGCCGGTGATCGGCACCTTCACCGCCTTCCTCGACCTCGCCACCGGCCTCGGCGGCGTCACGCTCGGCGCCGTCGCCGCCCTCGCCGGCTACCGGGCGAGCTTCGTCGGGGGGGCGGTCGCGGCGCTGCTCGGCTTCGCCGTCCTGCAGCGCCTCTTCGCCTCTCCCGCCACCAGCTGA
- a CDS encoding isochorismatase family cysteine hydrolase has product MSIPTSIELDRSRSALIVFDAVEQFRAAIEAHGALQPIITLARACREAGLPRFFSRGDHRPDGRDRALTVPDMDREHRPYAARAENGTGGYVSGSAGTAYLAELEVGPEDYDIPKHRWSAFFATPLDLSLRRLGVDTLLIVGGSFHIGVASTIYAARDLDYQIVAVAEGCHAEPAEREALLELILPQVCHVRSLAAVLEALG; this is encoded by the coding sequence GTGAGCATCCCAACGAGCATCGAGCTCGACCGCAGCCGCAGCGCGCTCATCGTCTTCGACGCCGTCGAACAGTTCCGGGCGGCGATCGAGGCGCACGGTGCGCTGCAGCCGATCATCACCCTCGCCCGCGCCTGCAGGGAGGCCGGGTTGCCGCGCTTCTTCAGCCGCGGCGACCACCGCCCCGACGGGCGCGACCGCGCCCTCACCGTTCCCGACATGGACCGCGAGCACCGCCCCTACGCGGCGCGTGCCGAGAACGGCACGGGCGGCTACGTCTCTGGCTCCGCGGGCACGGCCTACCTCGCCGAGCTCGAGGTGGGGCCGGAGGACTACGACATCCCCAAGCACCGCTGGTCGGCCTTCTTCGCCACCCCGCTCGACCTCTCGCTGCGGCGCCTCGGGGTCGACACGCTGCTCATCGTCGGCGGCTCGTTCCACATCGGGGTCGCCTCCACGATCTACGCGGCGCGCGACCTCGACTACCAGATCGTCGCCGTCGCCGAGGGCTGCCATGCCGAGCCGGCCGAGCGCGAGGCGCTGCTCGAGCTGATCCTCCCCCAGGTCTGCCACGTGCGCTCGCTCGCGGCCGTGCTGGAGGCGCTCGGCTGA
- a CDS encoding alpha/beta hydrolase: protein MVEVKRDFVEMSHGRTRYFEAGEGEPVLLVHGAGFLSGGDGWLPVLPGLGERFHVYALDCLNFGPGDHLEQEFSFAYLVDHLREFQDVMGLESSHLVGHSMGGWLGVLLAYESPNRVRRFVDIAGGGAATRNLTTMVAWQPPPEEDVRAAVERYAGSNISSDVLLEERLAMLHDEQTTAAFRRLMDHMTNPETRTRYNTLRRLPHISSPTLVVWGSEDKVNALELGEQTAQLIPDAKLVVYEGIGHNVPYEAPARLVETITEFLA, encoded by the coding sequence ATGGTCGAGGTGAAGCGGGACTTCGTCGAGATGAGCCACGGTAGGACGCGGTACTTCGAGGCGGGCGAGGGCGAGCCGGTGCTGCTCGTGCACGGCGCCGGCTTCCTTTCGGGTGGCGACGGCTGGCTGCCGGTGCTTCCCGGCCTCGGCGAGCGCTTCCACGTCTACGCCCTCGACTGCCTGAACTTCGGGCCGGGGGACCACCTCGAGCAGGAGTTCTCCTTCGCCTACCTCGTCGACCACCTGCGCGAGTTCCAGGACGTCATGGGCCTCGAGTCGAGCCACCTCGTCGGCCACTCGATGGGCGGCTGGCTCGGCGTCCTCCTCGCCTACGAGAGTCCGAACCGCGTCCGCCGCTTCGTCGACATCGCGGGCGGCGGCGCGGCGACGCGCAACCTCACCACGATGGTCGCCTGGCAGCCTCCCCCCGAGGAGGACGTGCGCGCCGCTGTCGAGCGCTACGCCGGCTCGAACATCTCCTCCGACGTCCTGCTCGAGGAGCGCCTCGCGATGCTCCACGACGAGCAGACGACGGCCGCCTTCCGCCGCCTGATGGATCACATGACGAATCCCGAGACGCGCACCCGCTACAACACGTTGCGCCGCCTTCCGCACATCAGCTCGCCGACCCTCGTCGTCTGGGGCTCAGAGGACAAGGTCAACGCCCTCGAGCTCGGTGAGCAGACCGCCCAGCTGATCCCCGACGCGAAGCTCGTCGTCTACGAGGGCATCGGCCACAACGTCCCCTACGAGGCGCCGGCACGGCTCGTGGAGACGATCACCGAGTTCCTCGCCTGA
- a CDS encoding AI-2E family transporter, translating into MSEPAADGPEPVPDPEAGGQPPPPEVTLLLPPNVDAPERGLARRGPPVDRRAPFYIGFTGALGVATAYLIVRALAGAGTVLVIVGLSLFLAIGLNPMIGSLTQRGLSRATSALIVVAALLAVLAAFAVAAVPPSVHEVRALVHKWPTIRHDVTTGSGPLGHALKVTHLTGVVGPRLLDVLKTRLSHGLFGAGKVVVTTTAAALSVLVLTVYFLIALPSVRTLWLRLAPRSRRERVAVLTDEVFDRVGGFVLGNLVTSAIAGAGTFVWLLAVGGPYPVLLGMFVALFDLIPIVGSTVAGLVVSMIALSHGVFLGIATLIFYVVYRLLEDYFLTPRVMRHTVSLPPGVTIVATLAGGALLGLLGALIAIPAAATLHLILEEVLFPRLERR; encoded by the coding sequence ATGAGCGAGCCGGCGGCAGATGGGCCTGAGCCCGTACCGGACCCGGAGGCGGGGGGCCAGCCGCCGCCCCCCGAGGTCACCCTCCTGCTGCCCCCGAACGTGGACGCCCCCGAGCGGGGCCTCGCGAGGCGCGGCCCCCCGGTGGACCGGCGGGCCCCCTTCTACATCGGCTTCACCGGCGCGCTCGGCGTCGCCACCGCCTACCTCATCGTGCGCGCGCTCGCCGGTGCCGGCACGGTGCTCGTCATCGTCGGCCTGTCGCTCTTCCTCGCCATCGGCCTCAACCCGATGATCGGGAGCCTCACCCAGCGCGGCCTCTCCCGCGCCACGAGCGCCCTCATCGTGGTCGCCGCGCTGTTGGCCGTGCTCGCCGCCTTCGCGGTGGCGGCGGTGCCGCCGAGCGTGCACGAGGTCCGCGCCCTCGTGCACAAGTGGCCGACGATCCGCCACGACGTGACGACCGGCAGCGGCCCGCTCGGCCACGCTCTGAAGGTGACGCACCTCACCGGCGTCGTCGGCCCGCGCCTCCTCGACGTCTTGAAGACCCGTCTCAGCCACGGGCTCTTCGGGGCTGGCAAGGTCGTCGTGACGACGACCGCGGCGGCGCTGAGCGTCCTGGTCCTCACCGTCTACTTCCTCATCGCGCTGCCGAGCGTCCGCACGCTCTGGCTGCGCCTCGCACCCCGCTCACGGCGCGAGCGGGTCGCCGTCCTCACCGACGAGGTCTTCGACCGTGTCGGCGGCTTCGTCCTCGGCAACCTCGTCACCTCGGCGATCGCCGGTGCGGGGACCTTCGTCTGGCTGCTCGCCGTGGGCGGCCCCTACCCGGTGCTGCTCGGGATGTTCGTCGCGCTCTTCGACCTCATCCCGATCGTCGGCTCGACCGTCGCCGGCCTCGTCGTCTCGATGATCGCGCTCAGCCACGGGGTCTTCCTCGGCATCGCGACCCTCATCTTCTACGTCGTCTACCGCCTGCTCGAGGACTACTTCCTCACGCCGCGGGTGATGCGCCACACCGTCAGCCTCCCGCCGGGAGTGACGATCGTCGCCACCCTCGCCGGTGGCGCCCTCCTCGGCCTGCTCGGGGCGCTGATCGCGATCCCCGCTGCGGCGACCCTGCACCTCATCCTCGAAGAGGTGCTCTTCCCCCGCCTCGAACGCCGCTGA
- a CDS encoding NUDIX domain-containing protein, whose translation MSDYVARLRALVGTTPLHMPTACVVVHDTEGRLLLVRKADSDLWSVPGGAVEPGERPEEAARREALEETGLEVAVTGLHAALGGDRCRTVYPNGDVLVYVAIVYRAVVVGGRERADGEEVSELGWFSPEALGGLGREGFVDLLIDEGLLTVS comes from the coding sequence ATGTCCGACTACGTCGCCCGCCTGCGGGCGCTCGTCGGGACGACGCCCCTGCACATGCCGACGGCCTGCGTCGTGGTGCATGACACCGAGGGGCGCCTGCTGCTCGTCCGCAAGGCCGACTCCGACCTGTGGTCGGTGCCGGGGGGCGCAGTCGAGCCCGGTGAACGCCCCGAGGAGGCGGCCCGACGGGAGGCGCTCGAGGAGACCGGCCTCGAGGTCGCCGTCACCGGGCTGCACGCCGCGCTCGGCGGCGACCGCTGCCGGACCGTGTACCCGAACGGCGACGTGCTCGTCTACGTCGCGATCGTCTACCGCGCCGTCGTCGTCGGCGGCCGCGAGCGGGCCGACGGAGAGGAGGTCTCCGAGCTCGGGTGGTTCTCCCCCGAGGCCCTCGGCGGCTTAGGGCGGGAGGGCTTCGTTGACCTCCTCATCGACGAGGGGCTGCTCACCGTCTCCTGA
- a CDS encoding D-glycerate dehydrogenase — translation MAFTAFVTRALPGAGLARLASFAQVRLFSEDRPPTREELVEGLAGADGVLTMLTDRIDEPLLALAPRLRVVSNMAVGVDNLDLAALTGRGIPAGHTPGVLTEATADVAFALLLAVARRVVEARDALLAGEWTTWRPSGFLGLELSGATLGIVGLGRIGEAVARRARGFGMHVLACSRTHREAEGVSFVDLDELLCSSDVVSLHVALSEETHHLIGAAELSRMRRGALLVNTARGPVVDQRALFEALASGHLGGAGLDVFEVEPVPLDEPLLGLPNCVAIPHLGSATEKSRAAMADLAVDNLLAGLRGEPLPHCANPEVYGPG, via the coding sequence GTGGCCTTCACGGCGTTCGTGACGCGGGCGCTTCCGGGCGCGGGCCTCGCGCGGCTGGCGTCCTTTGCGCAGGTGCGCCTCTTCTCCGAGGACCGCCCGCCGACGCGAGAAGAGCTCGTCGAGGGCCTTGCGGGTGCCGACGGGGTGCTCACGATGCTCACCGACCGCATCGACGAGCCGCTGCTGGCGCTCGCCCCACGGCTCCGGGTGGTCTCGAACATGGCGGTCGGCGTGGACAACCTCGACCTCGCTGCGCTGACCGGCCGGGGCATCCCGGCCGGTCACACTCCCGGCGTCCTCACCGAGGCGACCGCCGATGTCGCCTTCGCACTCCTGCTCGCGGTCGCCCGCCGCGTGGTCGAAGCGCGCGACGCCCTCCTCGCGGGGGAATGGACGACGTGGCGCCCGTCGGGCTTCCTCGGCCTCGAGCTCTCTGGTGCGACCCTCGGCATCGTCGGCCTCGGGCGCATCGGCGAGGCAGTGGCCCGGCGCGCCCGCGGCTTCGGCATGCACGTCCTCGCGTGCTCGCGGACACACCGAGAGGCGGAAGGTGTCTCCTTCGTCGACCTCGACGAGCTCCTCTGCTCGTCTGACGTCGTCAGCCTGCACGTGGCCCTCAGTGAGGAGACGCACCACCTCATCGGCGCTGCCGAGCTCTCCCGGATGCGCCGCGGTGCGCTGCTCGTGAACACCGCCCGCGGCCCGGTCGTCGACCAGCGGGCGCTCTTCGAGGCGCTCGCCTCGGGCCATCTCGGCGGTGCCGGCCTCGACGTCTTCGAGGTCGAGCCGGTGCCCCTCGATGAACCCCTCCTCGGCCTACCGAACTGTGTCGCCATCCCGCACCTGGGCTCTGCGACCGAAAAGTCGCGCGCCGCGATGGCGGACCTCGCGGTCGACAACCTCCTGGCGGGGCTGCGCGGGGAGCCCCTCCCGCACTGTGCCAACCCCGAGGTCTACGGGCCCGGCTGA
- a CDS encoding YihY/virulence factor BrkB family protein, with product MKAIKQALGAVDTFQQRHRAAGFVYAVQKKYGDDNAGALVAQLTYTMFVTIFPLLLLLITILGLVLAGDPSARARITASAFGEFPIVGHQLAGNIHALKRGSLIGLIIGIVGLIYGSTSLAQTGLSAMSQVWNVPFVKQPNFLAGLARSLLFLVVLALELVVTTVLSGFGTFGRHNIALGVLAELFAGLANVAFYIGTFRVLTPKQVAIRTLLPGAIVGGVFFTILQAVGGYVVGHDLKGASATYGLFGVVLGLIAWLYLGARATLYAAEVSTVLHHHLWPRALVQPPLTDADERAMRLQVLALQRRPEQQIVLGFTAAGEPTKMADAEVPDPGPPAAEGAKVGHQ from the coding sequence ATGAAGGCGATCAAACAGGCGCTCGGTGCCGTCGACACCTTTCAGCAGCGACACCGGGCCGCGGGGTTCGTCTACGCGGTGCAGAAGAAGTACGGGGACGACAACGCGGGTGCGCTTGTCGCACAGCTCACCTACACGATGTTCGTGACCATCTTTCCTTTGCTGCTCCTTCTCATCACGATCCTCGGGCTCGTGCTCGCAGGCGACCCGTCGGCACGGGCGCGGATCACCGCGTCCGCATTCGGCGAGTTCCCGATCGTCGGCCACCAGCTCGCCGGCAACATCCACGCGTTGAAGCGCGGCTCGCTCATCGGCCTCATTATCGGGATCGTGGGTCTGATATATGGCAGCACGAGCCTCGCGCAGACCGGGCTCTCGGCGATGTCGCAGGTATGGAACGTCCCTTTCGTCAAACAGCCGAACTTCCTCGCCGGGCTGGCGCGGAGCCTGCTCTTTCTCGTCGTCCTGGCTCTCGAGCTGGTCGTCACGACAGTTCTGTCGGGGTTCGGCACCTTCGGCCGGCACAACATCGCCCTCGGTGTACTCGCCGAGCTGTTCGCCGGCCTCGCGAATGTGGCCTTTTATATCGGCACCTTCCGCGTGCTGACACCCAAACAGGTGGCGATCCGGACGTTGTTGCCGGGCGCCATCGTCGGTGGCGTCTTCTTCACGATCCTGCAGGCGGTTGGCGGCTACGTCGTCGGTCATGACCTGAAGGGGGCGAGCGCCACCTACGGCTTGTTCGGGGTCGTCCTCGGCCTCATCGCCTGGCTCTACCTCGGGGCACGCGCCACGCTCTACGCCGCCGAGGTGAGCACGGTCCTGCATCACCATCTCTGGCCGCGGGCGCTCGTACAGCCGCCGCTCACCGACGCCGACGAGCGCGCCATGCGGCTGCAGGTGCTCGCGCTGCAGCGCCGCCCCGAGCAGCAGATCGTCCTCGGCTTCACGGCCGCCGGCGAGCCGACGAAGATGGCCGACGCCGAGGTCCCCGATCCCGGGCCGCCCGCCGCGGAGGGCGCAAAGGTGGGCCATCAGTAG